One part of the Arabidopsis thaliana chromosome 1 sequence genome encodes these proteins:
- a CDS encoding Nucleoside diphosphate kinase family protein (Nucleoside diphosphate kinase family protein; FUNCTIONS IN: nucleoside diphosphate kinase activity, ATP binding; INVOLVED IN: in 6 processes; LOCATED IN: endomembrane system; EXPRESSED IN: 23 plant structures; EXPRESSED DURING: 15 growth stages; CONTAINS InterPro DOMAIN/s: Nucleoside diphosphate kinase, core (InterPro:IPR001564); BEST Arabidopsis thaliana protein match is: nucleoside diphosphate kinase 2 (TAIR:AT5G63310.1); Has 9030 Blast hits to 8806 proteins in 2558 species: Archae - 289; Bacteria - 4566; Metazoa - 1151; Fungi - 165; Plants - 382; Viruses - 117; Other Eukaryotes - 2360 (source: NCBI BLink).) yields MSGITYQILFLLLLASVSLSPVRCLGYGASSEERTLAMIKPDGVSGNYTEEIKTIVVEAGFNIVKEMLTQLDKETASAFYEEHSSRSFFPHLVTYMTSGPVLVMVLEKRNAVSDWRDLIGPTDAEKAKISHPHSIRALCGKNSQKNCVHGSDSTSSAEREIKFFFKDVVSGDIATQQHDEL; encoded by the exons ATGTCAGGAATCACATATCAAATAttgttcctcctccttctcGCCTCTGTCTCCTTGTCGCCGGTCAG GTGTTTAGGTTATGGAGCAAGTAGTGAAGAGAGAACATTGGCTATGATAAAGCCAGATGGAGTCTCTGGTAACTATactgaagaaatcaaaacgaTCGTCGTTGAGGCTGGTTTCAATATCGTCAAGGAGATGCTTACTCAGCTGGACAAGGAGACAGCTTCTGCGTTTTACGAGGAGCACTCATCGAGGAGCTTTTTTCCTCATCTTGTTACATACATGACGAG TGGTCCGGTGTTGGTGATGGTATTGGAGAAGCGAAATGCAGTTTCTGATTGGCGTGATTTAATCGGTCCAACAGATGCGGAAAAGGCTAAGATATCTCACCCTCACAG CATCAGAGCATTATGTGGTAAGAACTCACAGAAGAACTGTGTGCACGGCTCGGATTCAACATCGTCAGCTGAAAGAGAGATAAAGTTTTTCTTCAAGGATGTAGTTTCag GTGACATTGCTACACAACAACATGACGAACTATAA
- a CDS encoding Nucleoside diphosphate kinase family protein translates to MIKPDGVSGNYTEEIKTIVVEAGFNIVKEMLTQLDKETASAFYEEHSSRSFFPHLVTYMTSGPVLVMVLEKRNAVSDWRDLIGPTDAEKAKISHPHRFDLLPNTILDFANSNVRAKMNIVVSCIT, encoded by the exons ATGATAAAGCCAGATGGAGTCTCTGGTAACTATactgaagaaatcaaaacgaTCGTCGTTGAGGCTGGTTTCAATATCGTCAAGGAGATGCTTACTCAGCTGGACAAGGAGACAGCTTCTGCGTTTTACGAGGAGCACTCATCGAGGAGCTTTTTTCCTCATCTTGTTACATACATGACGAG TGGTCCGGTGTTGGTGATGGTATTGGAGAAGCGAAATGCAGTTTCTGATTGGCGTGATTTAATCGGTCCAACAGATGCGGAAAAGGCTAAGATATCTCACCCTCACAGGTTCGATTTGTTGCCAAACACAATTCTTGACTTTGCAAACTCAAATGTGAGGGCTAAGATGAATATAGTCGTAAGCTGTATTACTTGA
- a CDS encoding Nucleoside diphosphate kinase family protein (Nucleoside diphosphate kinase family protein; FUNCTIONS IN: nucleoside diphosphate kinase activity, ATP binding; INVOLVED IN: UTP biosynthetic process, GTP biosynthetic process, CTP biosynthetic process; EXPRESSED IN: 23 plant structures; EXPRESSED DURING: 15 growth stages; CONTAINS InterPro DOMAIN/s: Nucleoside diphosphate kinase, core (InterPro:IPR001564); BEST Arabidopsis thaliana protein match is: nucleoside diphosphate kinase 2 (TAIR:AT5G63310.1).): protein MIKPDGVSGNYTEEIKTIVVEAGFNIVKEMLTQLDKETASAFYEEHSSRSFFPHLVTYMTSGPVLVMVLEKRNAVSDWRDLIGPTDAEKAKISHPHSIRALCGKNSQKNCVHGSDSTSSAEREIKFFFKDVVSGDIATQQHDEL from the exons ATGATAAAGCCAGATGGAGTCTCTGGTAACTATactgaagaaatcaaaacgaTCGTCGTTGAGGCTGGTTTCAATATCGTCAAGGAGATGCTTACTCAGCTGGACAAGGAGACAGCTTCTGCGTTTTACGAGGAGCACTCATCGAGGAGCTTTTTTCCTCATCTTGTTACATACATGACGAG TGGTCCGGTGTTGGTGATGGTATTGGAGAAGCGAAATGCAGTTTCTGATTGGCGTGATTTAATCGGTCCAACAGATGCGGAAAAGGCTAAGATATCTCACCCTCACAG CATCAGAGCATTATGTGGTAAGAACTCACAGAAGAACTGTGTGCACGGCTCGGATTCAACATCGTCAGCTGAAAGAGAGATAAAGTTTTTCTTCAAGGATGTAGTTTCag GTGACATTGCTACACAACAACATGACGAACTATAA